A window of Toxotes jaculatrix isolate fToxJac2 chromosome 11, fToxJac2.pri, whole genome shotgun sequence genomic DNA:
CTTCCACTACGATATGAGGTTTTCCTTCGAACAGAACAGCCACATTTTGTCCCTGTATCAGAAACAGTTTACTTCGTTATGGCCGAGTTCACAGAGTTCAGCTGATAATGTCTCTCTCCGTTTCAGGATTCAAGAGTTGACATGAGATTTTAAGACTCCTTCGGGCACGTTCACCTGTCGCTCCTCTGGTATTAACACTTGTGTTAGAGACCAGTTACCGGAATGAGTAGCGTAATTTTTCCACTTTATTACCTGTGAAGGAGACTCTTCAGGAGTGCGCCCGTCCAGCGGGAGGCGCACATGCACCATtggggttcttttttttttttttttttttttaagaaagacTATATACAGCAAAAAGCAGGAGGCACGCGCCGTTCGTGTGACATctgcaaaattattttaatatctTTATCTAAGTAGTAAAGTGAAACCTTATCGCGTAATCTGAAaagtcagggtttttttttcccctgatgaGACTAGACGGTTCTGTCGTCGCCCACggagacagaaacaacagccTACCTCTTCATCTTAATACAGTGACTGTGCAGACGTGCTGCTGGACGGATCTGAACATTTAGCGCTGTGACACCTGATCAAATGCCTTGTTTGGTACTTTTCTGGCGCCGGCGTTGCGgatttccttttcttccctccGCCGGCTTTTCCCTCTCGGCGAGGTGCCCGCCGGCTTGTGTTGGTGCCGTTCCTTTACGTGCAGCCAGACGCGTTTAATATCTCTCCTCGTGGCGCTCGGATCTGCAGTGAAACCCACAGGGAAAGTTTACAAGTTCATATGGCTGGAGGACAGTCTTCGGGTCCAGTTAAAGTGCGGTTGTCACCGCTGTTGCACCGTGCGTAAAAATGCGTAAAAAGCAAAAGGATGATCATTTGCATCAAAGGTGcgtaaaaatgtttgtttgtacaTGGAGACTTGGTGCTTAAAACCGCTTGGTTATAATTTTAAGTAATTTTGGCACAGAAGTAGGTTATTGCCGCTGGGAATCCGTGCGCTGAGGAAGCTGTAGTTTAGTCTGGACAAACAGGAAGCGGtgaaacaaaatataattttaaagtcGCCTTATTTGAATGTCACGTTGAGAGTGAATTTTCGTGATTGAAATGGGAAATGACAAAGgtgtaagttttgttttgttttattttttttttgttcccgaTGCGAGTCATTggtttttaaacaaaaactacaaaatcaGTATCTGCATAATTTTGCCTTGATTCAACAAAGCGCTCAGCTGTCAATAAACAGAAATGTCCGATCAAACTGAAAGACTGTTTTAGTTGAAAATTAGATTTCCAGACTGACTCTGGTCTATTGAGACGTATTTCGTTCAGGCTCTCAGCATGACGCAGTTGAAGTTACTCCAGCCGCTTCCTTCATgcctgattttctttttttttttatccacaagCCAAAGATCTGCTGCAATCAGCAACTTCTTTCAAACAATAGAGACGCACTGGGCGGCCAGTTTGGACAGGAAACCCGGGCTACCGCCCGAACGGGAACACACTCACGGCACATAAACTAGTCGAATACTCACTACCCAACTTCAGGCTCTTCTGTGGGTATCAGCTACATTGGGAAGCGAGCTAGAATGTGGTTAAGTTTCTTTAAAGACAAACGTATTGCCCAGTTTATCGTTGGCACGTCCGCCTTAAAAAAGTCAGTGCGCGTTGGTGCGGCAGTTACTGCGATCCCCTGTGAAATTATTCAGATTTAAATTACGGAAAGCCCTCAGTTCTAGAGGAAAAACGTGAATCTGCAAAGTCCAGTCCTGACGTAGCACTGCACTGCAGTATAGCCAGCTGCAGCTCCAAATGCAGCAGAGACGAGAGGCTGTAGGCTGTTTGGGCAGAATGATGAAAGCCCAGGCTGACGGTCCCGCTCTGTTCACCCAACAGACCACCAAACCGGTCCGATGGCTCGACTGCTGTAACGGCAAGAGAGGAGAGCGGCGGAGATCCACCACCCGTCGGTGCCGCTGGAGCCTCAGCGCAAACCTCCCGTTCGAACGACAGCGGCGAGCGGGGTCGACCCGGCTGCACCGGAGGAGGAGAGCCGGGTTCGCCGCCCCGGTGCAGACCCAAAGCCATCTCCCCTGTCGACAGCCTAGGCGTGTTTCAGAAGAGATCGATTTTCATCTTCCCTCGCCGCTCCTCCAGTGGATATTTTTCCTTCGACGGCGAATCGCTGCCGAGCTCCCCGCTTTCCCCGAGGGCAGTGACGGCTGACAGAGCCACGCAGACTCCGAGCCTCACCGGCCAGGTGATGATACACGCGTTTCAGCGCATGGCTGAGACGCACGGTGGAGGACCGGGGACGCAGCACCTGCACGGTGAGCACAGGCACTTTCTCACTGATGATTAATCGCCAACACTCTCAATAAACGCAGGTGGAATAGGCTTGAAGTGTTGAAGTGACAAAGCGGCAAATAACATTAAATACAGGTCATTgattaaataacattaaatataatCTGACGTGGAAAATAAATCAACTATATTATACATCGCTGCaatgtccatgttttttttgcttgaaaaaagcACGTTTCACTGTCCCGTTGCTCCTGCTGTAGGTGGTAAGACATCCAGTCAGTGAACTCTAATGTCATCAAAAATCAGCTATGCTTATAAACCTACAATGGTTTTAATCATCCCTGAAATAATTTCCCCACTACTAAATTTTTATCACCCAGAATCAGTTTTAAGAGGCTTTTAAACTGCAGGTGTCCAAGTGTGTGAATACATGAGTGCACTGCCTGACGCTATTTTAAAAAtacctgttgtgtgtgaaagttACTGGCCTGAATCAGCCGGTACAAGCTGTTCTGACTCTTTTCACTATGAAATttagctgctgttgctgctgctgtgtgggtgtgtagcAAAATATGAAACCAGATAGGAGTCTCACTCAAGCTCCCTGAAGCTTCCTCTGTCAGAGATTTTGGGGGTTTGggcgggtggtggtggtggtggtgaacgTTAACAGTGATAGTCAAAAgatgaacaaaaacatattcagGATGTTTTTTGTTCTCCCCCTTGTCTCCCAGTATATCTCACTCATGAGGaaagacagactttttttttcccattcttCTGTAGTACTTTGCTGCTCCCTCAGATGAGTTAGTCTGTCtcgtgtttgttttcacagtttgattTATTGACTAATACCCATGCAGTGCACATCACTTCTTTGGCCCGTGGGAAATCCATCAAATTCAGGCTGAAACCTACTAAAATGACTCGTCAGTTCTGCCAAACCTCTTTCTGCTGATTCCCATGTTTTCATTCCACTGTAGTATGACTCTGCTTTCTGTTGAGTAATGTCTACTCACTCGGAGTCTGTAAACCCCTCCCAAACCCCCACAGGatccatttaaaacaaacacacaagcctTCTCTCGTAAGAGATTCATAATTTATTTGTAGAAAAAGTGACATACAAGACAAACTGTGGATTCCACTGGGCAAGTGAAACATTGACCAAAAACTAGAGCTTAGCCCAAACTCTTACAGCTTAGATTCACATAAGTTTTAATCCTACATCCAAGTTCTAATCCTACACTAACCCCTTCAAGAAGTGATTatattcatcttcttttttttgtgtgtgggcaTTTGGTCTCttggagacaaacaaacacataatgaAACTTAATGATGCGACTCGATGAGGCATCTCCACGGGCTTTGTTAGACCTGCTGATGTTGGATTGCTGCCTTAGATTCACAGCTTTCATGGAATTCTTATGAATCAGATTTACAGGAAGGAAGAAGGTCTCGACTTCTGCCTGAAGAAAGGGCAAcgcccaggtgtgtgtgtgcacgcgtaaAATGAAACATGCAGCAACTATTtggtgaaaatgatgaataacaATTTACTCTGACATTTTCATAAGTGCCACATCAAACGTTTGTCAGATACTGTAAATCCTCATGTGAATGCTTTGATTAGATGACATATGTGAAAgtcatcagtcagtcaataTTTCAGAAACTAAGCTAATAACTTCAACCTTGTGTAaatcaaaatgagaaaacaagcGATGAGAAGCgggctacagaggtctggtagACTCTTTTCTTTCTAACTCCCACTGAGAAGTGACTAATTTGAGGCAGTTTATCAGATTTTGGACCACAAAAGGCTTCATACAAATTTTTTTCCGCAGATGCAGTAGTACTCTAAAAGAACTATAAACAGACTCTGATGTGGAAAAATTGGCGCACTTTCCCTTTAAAGGAGTTGAGGTGTTGAAGTTGAAGCAATGACAGAGTTGGAAGTGTTACGTTAACACTAATTGATTGAAGTCCACTTGTCCGCTTACCACTTTTTTGGGATCTTAGATTATTTCATAACATACGTTTTCCCAGATTTCATGCTAAAGTCCAACATTGTTTTATTCCAGCACCATAATCTTAATTTGAAAAATCCATTCATCATAATTCAGCCTTTCACATTCAGTTTATTTGTCAACTCTGATGTTTccgaataaaacagaaaatcaagctctgcgGGTTTGCACTTGTATTGATGGAGCCACCAAAGTGTTTGTGTCGCCATTCATCACCTCTCAGAGCCTGgactctgtttttatttctgctgtttatttagaTACAGAAACAAAGCAAGACACGCAAGTCTGTTACCTCCAGCAACAGTGATTTAAAATAGTGCTCCACTGGACTTGTTTATATCAGCacaacttggaaaaaaaatagactccTGCTTTAAGCTATGACGCTGTCGGCTAAAAGTTGCTTATCCTGTTgcttggaaacaaacaaaaccgcGCCATTGAGGCTGagattttggggggaaaaaaaacacaaacaactaaCAAAGTGAATCCTCTCATGGTGTTGGTGAAGTGGATGACTAATAAATCCACTATGTAATAACATTGTTCTCTCGTCCTGATTAGATTTTgctaatttgtttttctcagattcTCCAAATTGAGTCGTCGTCTcagatgcagaaacacacaatacTGCACAAACCTCAGCTTTAACCACATCTATATGGAAAtctatgttttggtttttttttttggcaaggATAGTGCTGttttgaagaaagaaaaaaaaagtaatctcCGGAGGCTAAAATAAAACTTCCGTAAGCCTCAGTGTACTGGAACCTCTGCACCTATGATTCTGCTTTTTATAATAGCAGTGATTAGCTTCACTGATTGCCTTGCgtctcttttattctttttctctgcatccACACAGACAATGCAGCAGTCAAAACAGACCGGCAcgcgtgtgtgtacgtgtcgTTCATTAAGTACGCCAATCAAAATAggcctctgtgactgtgtgtgtgtgtggcagtcaAAATAGGCCTGCAAATCTTTTGTAAGATGCAGACAGAAACCCTTGGCCTCTCATTCAATCTGCCTCATCCATCAGATaggagataaacacacacacacattcatgcagaaCATCTTACATTGTCctcaatgcaaaaaaaaaagtctcagatATCAAGACTGCTTGTCTGCCTTTGTGTTAGAGAGCGCGATACAGAGCCGGAGCTCAAGGAGGATCAGTTTAtcaccttgttgttgttgtgctgtgacAGCGTGCAGCTCCTATCAAAACACgtcttcctcctgcagcaggaaaaacacacttaCGGTACAGTCAGGTTTCTTCACTTTCCGCCAGAGTGgaacagtcaacatttttttgtctttaactgATTTATATTCATCCAGTTTAACCTGAGGACTGGTTGGACAGTCAGATTTTGCCTCAGGCTTCAATCCAACAGCTAAATTTTAgacaaaaatctaaattaatAGGCCACACAGAGCTGACTAATTAATCAGTTGTCTAAAGTTTGTCTAATTCATAATATATTCGGGGTAAAAAGACTCTCTTCAGCTGAAGATCTGTGTCTTCTGGAGCAAGTTACAAGATAATTCAGCGATCTGAGATGTTATCTCTAAATACTTTGCCTTTCTATTCCCGCTCTTCAGCATTGGCAAAAACCCCACATTATGAGCCCTTGTCATGTGTCAGCAGGTTATGGTGCATCAGTTCAGGGATGTTAAATGTCTACAGAATTTTGAGAAATGTCTGGCACAATAAAAAACTGCATGAATATGAAcatgtaatatgtaatatgtgTATAGTTAAATTAGGCTCTGGTCTTTTTGGTTACTGTGGTCATTTTCAAAAGAAGTAAGAAAACAAATCCATGACACACTCAAATGTCTATTCTGTCTCTTCAAAGCAGCCTGGCTGTTTAACAATGCAATACATAAACtcagtctgttttcatttaggCAGAAAGTGGTAAGGGTGCTAAAAGGGATAATTTATATTAAACTAttctgagaggaaaaactcaGTCTAGCAAATTGATTCAACCAGCTAACAAGTAATTTAAATAAGATTGATAcatctgagctctgtttttgtgttcataCCAATCAGGAAATAACTAAATATGTGCAATATATGCAGTCTGGACCATATTTTCAACTGTATCCTTGTCATTCTATCTGCAAACATTTGTGCTTTGCAGTGAGTTGGATTGCAGTCTTATTCTTAaaccacacagaggaaacaattTCAGTCATCTTAGTTCCATTACTCAGAGTCTCCAGTGTTCAAATGGCTTCACTCTCACCTGCTCCAACCTGCCTTTACAGACCAACTTGTGAACTTAGACAAATTGGGCAATTTAGTCATGCAGTTTGATTGACTGGATTACCACTAAAACAATgtttaaatgtaaacagtgtttagtgtAGACCTGGGTTTACACTGCTGTCTTGCCCATATCTCCCATCATCAACACGCTCGTGGACACCGCTTATCGGTGTAGTCAGCAGCATGATGGACTGATTGGAGCACAGCTCCTTTTGCTGCACTGGCATCGACAATATTGGAGGATGTGAGAAATATTAAGTCTGGGTTTCATAACGGCGTGCATGAGTCATAAGCGGAGATCGGTAAGAGGCCAGAGCCTTTCATAGTCATACTGTAGTTCAGACTGAAAATATAACAGATTAACCacgaaaacaaacacacgcGATCGCTCACCCGGTCAGCCGGTCTACATCTTCATCATGATGCCAGTGAGACACATTCACATTAAATATTGTGACTCTTTGCCGTGAAGATTAATTTTTCTAAATGTTCTGCTCCCTATTCTTCTGTCTGAGCCATGAAAAACAATACTGCAAAGTGTTTGTCAcactaaacataaaaatgtaaggATATAtaaggctttgtttttttgtgttttaatctCACCTACATGAATGAGTGCTCTGATTTACATCTTCTCTGTGGTTTTTATCATGTCATTGTGAGTGTGCATCTTTTATAACATCAAATAAACTGAACTGGGCCAAAACTGAAAAAGACGTCTCTGCTCTGATACTGTGAGCCACCCACTTTCTGAATCGCACTCAGCTCgtctggttgtttttgttttcactttgtgatttaatttttactgtaactgtaaccAGTATACCACGTTCGTGTGTTTGCGGGAAAGCTGGACGTGCACGTCGCTTTGAATCGCATGTGAAGGTTTTATGTTACAGTGATGTCTGCTTTTGTGCCACAGTTTGCCATGAGCTTTAAAACCAAACGATGGATCAGTGAAGCTCACAGAAACTCAGACTGTGTGGTAATTTTGATGCAGTGGCCACAGTCTGAACTGCTGCTCTGGTGACATTATGTGACCCCAAAAACACTTTGTTTCCTACTAATCtgatgtgtgagtctgtgtgaactCGATCAAGGAACAACATATACAGTTCTGTGTACATCCACAGTGTAAACCCCTCTTTGGTTTCGCTCAATGTCTTATTTTCAAACGTCTTCGCGGTACGTTCATGCCTAATCCTCCAGTCACACATAAAGCTGCAGGCTCC
This region includes:
- the LOC121189440 gene encoding bcl-2-like protein 11 isoform X1 — protein: MRKKQKDDHLHQRPPNRSDGSTAVTAREESGGDPPPVGAAGASAQTSRSNDSGERGRPGCTGGGEPGSPPRCRPKAISPVDSLGVFQKRSIFIFPRRSSSGYFSFDGESLPSSPLSPRAVTADRATQTPSLTGQVMIHAFQRMAETHGGGPGTQHLHESPPSPSSRRQQNAGRDMQVDTQRIGQELQVIGDDLNSLVLRRMAGRQRRVGIHPFQLPHIYQEPSVLLCMGLALFVIARIIYLYGSTNSRDNSQV
- the LOC121189440 gene encoding bcl-2-like protein 11 isoform X2 is translated as MHPPSRPPNRSDGSTAVTAREESGGDPPPVGAAGASAQTSRSNDSGERGRPGCTGGGEPGSPPRCRPKAISPVDSLGVFQKRSIFIFPRRSSSGYFSFDGESLPSSPLSPRAVTADRATQTPSLTGQVMIHAFQRMAETHGGGPGTQHLHESPPSPSSRRQQNAGRDMQVDTQRIGQELQVIGDDLNSLVLRRMAGRQRRVGIHPFQLPHIYQEPSVLLCMGLALFVIARIIYLYGSTNSRDNSQV